In Clostridium swellfunianum, a genomic segment contains:
- a CDS encoding SDR family oxidoreductase, with translation MKNVVITGSTRGLGLAMAREFLKAGCNVTISGSKPDSFNRAKEELKEFEKQLIFISCNVRAISDIKNLWIKSAERWGGIDVWINNAGQNCPREFMWDTEESYIDAVVDTNIKGVMYGSKVAVENMLKQGHGQVWNMEGLGSNDMIIEKTILYGTSKRALTYFTKSLAKELKDSPVKVGRLSPGMMLTEFITKSPTGEPSSVTEDNQFKKIFNILADKPEAVAKFFIPRILANTKQDAHLEWLTNVKSAQRFMMAPFKKRKLI, from the coding sequence ATGAAAAACGTAGTAATTACAGGCAGTACACGGGGACTAGGGTTGGCTATGGCTAGAGAATTTCTAAAGGCAGGATGCAATGTAACAATTTCAGGTTCAAAACCAGATTCTTTTAATAGAGCAAAAGAGGAGCTTAAGGAGTTTGAAAAACAGTTAATTTTTATTTCTTGCAATGTGAGAGCTATATCTGATATTAAGAATCTATGGATTAAATCAGCTGAAAGATGGGGAGGTATTGATGTTTGGATTAACAATGCAGGACAAAATTGTCCTCGTGAATTTATGTGGGATACTGAAGAGAGTTATATAGATGCTGTTGTTGATACAAATATAAAAGGAGTTATGTATGGTTCTAAGGTAGCTGTAGAAAATATGCTTAAACAAGGGCATGGTCAGGTATGGAACATGGAAGGGCTAGGATCAAATGATATGATTATAGAAAAAACTATTTTATACGGCACTTCAAAACGAGCCCTCACCTACTTTACCAAAAGTCTTGCAAAGGAATTGAAAGATTCTCCTGTAAAGGTAGGTAGATTATCTCCAGGAATGATGCTTACTGAATTCATCACTAAATCACCAACAGGCGAACCTTCTTCGGTTACAGAAGACAATCAGTTTAAAAAAATATTCAACATTTTAGCAGATAAACCAGAAGCAGTTGCAAAGTTTTTTATTCCTAGAATCCTTGCTAATACAAAACAGGATGCACACCTAGAATGGCTTACCAATGTAAAATCTGCCCAAAGGTTTATGATGGCTCCTTTTAAAAAGAGAAAGCTAATATAA